The Urbifossiella limnaea nucleotide sequence GGTGGGCGCCGCCCACATGTCGGCGGTCGGCTGCGGGGCGGCCGGCGGGGTGTCGGTCGGAGCGGTCGTCACGGCTGGTTCCCCCCGGCGTTGATCCGCCCCACCACGTCGGCCGGCAGCTGGCCCACCTCGGCCCGCTGACTCAGCTGCAGCGCCCGGACGTAGGCGATGATCCGCCACCGGTCCGCGGGCTTGATCTGGGCGGCGTAGCTCCCCATCGCCCCGTAGCCCTTGGTGATGACCTCGAAGTAGTACCCGACCGGCACGTCCCGCATCGGGATGCGGACGTCCCACTTCCAGAACCCGCGGCTGAAGCCGAGGTTGATCTGGCCGAAGTCGGCGGGCTCGTTCGCCTCCACCGGCTCGGTGTGGAACGACGTGGGCTTCAGGTACCCGCGCTCCCAGATCTTCCCCTTCCCGTTGCCGAGCGGCCCGTGGCACATCGCGCAGTAGGCGGTGAACCGCCGGCCGCCGATGTCCAGGTCCTGGGCCGTGATCTCGAACGGGAACTCGGTGACGTACACCTGCGGGCTGCCCGGCTGCCGCGGGTCGAACCGCGGGGCGCCGTAGCTCGTCTCGCGGTCCTCGGCGGCGACCGCGGCGGCGGGGTCCACCTTCTTGTCGCCGCGCGCCCAGAACCGGCCCCACTCGGCCGGCGTCAGCCCGGTCACGAGCGGGTCGCTGTCGAGGTATTGGCCGCGGTGGACGACGCCGCGCTCGAGCGGGCGGTTGGAGCGGCCGTCTTCGAAGAAGTCGGTCGGCTCGTACGGCTTGTAGTACGGCTGGTCGCCCATCTGCTGCTTGCACCCCACCACGCCGGCGGCGAGGGCCAGCACGAGGGCGCGCAGGAGGTAGTCGGTGCGGCGAGTCATTCCATCACCTCCTCGACCGACACCGGGTTCAGCGTCGCGGCGAACGCCAGCGTGGCGGCCGAGTCGTACTTCGGGTCCACCGCCTCGATGGACAGGAAGAACTGGTCGCGGGAGAACCGGTCGAACGCCGTGCTGTTGAACAGCGGGTGGTTCAGCCGCGGCAGCCCGCACAGGGCCATGAGGCCGAAGAACCCGCTGAGCGCGGCCGTCAGCACCATCATCTCGAAGGCGATGGGGACGAACGACGGCCAGCTCATGTACGGGCGGCCGCCGATGTTCAGCGAGTACCCGTAGGCGTTGTTCCAGTACTGCATGAAGAACCCGGCGAACGCCCCGGTGAGGCCGCCGATCAGCATCACCGCGCCCATCTCGGACTTCGGGTAGCCGATGGCGTCGGCCGTCTCCGCGACCGGGTACGGGGTGTGGGTGTCCAGCCGCGTGTACCCGGCGGCCACGGCCTTGCGGGTGGCGACGACCAGGTCGTCGGCGGTGGCGAACCCGGCGAGGACGGCGAACGGCTTGGGCGCGTCCGGGTCCGGGCCGTGGGGCACGACGGTCGTGTCGACCATCGGCACGATGGTGGGGATGTCCACGTTCACGGCGCGTTCTCCATGATCGAGTGCCCGCCGCCGCCGCCCTGCTTCTTCGGGAGGAGTTCCCGCATCTCGGTGATCGAGATCATCGGCAGGTAGCGGATGAACAGGAAGAACAGGAAGAAGAACAGACCCAGCGACCCGACCATGGTCGCGTAGTCCCAGATCGTCGGGTTGTACCGGCCCCAGCTGCTCGGCACCTGGTCGCGGCTGAGCGTGATGACGATCACGTACCGCTCGAACCACATGCCGATGAGGATGGAGATGCAGCACACCTCCAGCCAGAACTCGCTGCGGCGGACCTTCTTGCTCCACAGCAGCGTCAGCGGGATGCCGCAGTTGAAGAAGATGAGGCACCAGTACGACCACCCGTAGGGGCCGAAGATGCGCTCGATGGTGGTGCCCCACTCGTACAGGCTGTGCCCGTACCACGCCATCCACACTTCCGAGAAGTACCCGTAGGTGACCAGGAAGCCGGTGGCGAGCATCACCTTCGCCATCACGTCCATGTGGTGGTCGGTGAAGAAGTCTTCGAGCTTGTACCAGTGGCGGATCGGGATCGCCAGCGCCACCACCATCGCGAAGCCCGAGAAGATGGCCCCGGCGACGAAGAACGGCGGGAAGATCGTGGCGTGCCACAGGGGCACGATCGACACGGCGAAGTCGAAGGACACGACCGTGTGCACCGACAGCACGAGCGGGGTGCTCAGGCCGCCCAGCAGCAGGTACACCTTCTCGTAGCGCCGCCAGTGGATGGCCGAGCCGCGCCAGCCGAGGGCCAGCAGGCCGTACAGGATCCGCTGCCACTTCTTCTGGGCCTGGTCGCGGAGGGCGGCCAGGTCGGGCACGAGGCCGATGTACCAGAACACCAGCGACACGGTGAAGTACGTGGTGACCGCGAACACGTCCCACGTCAGCGGGGAGCGGAACTGCGGGTACACGCCGGCGATGTTGGGGAACGGGTACAGCCAGTAGAAGAACCACGGCCGGCCCATGTGGATCAGCGGGAACACGCCCGCGCACATGACCGCGAAGATCGTCATCGCCTCGGAGAAGCGATTGATGCTCGTGCGCCACTTCTGGTGGAGCAGCAGGAGGATGGCGGAGATCAGCGTGCCGGCGTGGCCGATGCCGATCCACCACACGAAGTTGATGATCGCGAAGCCCCAGGCGACCGGGACGTTGATGCCCCAGATGCCGACGCCCATGTAGAAGAGCCACGCGACCGAGATCGCGAGCACCTGGAGCATGGCGAAGCCGGCGAGGAAGCCGATCCACCAGCCGCGCGGGTGCTTCCCCTCGAGGACGACGTTGCCGATGGCGTCGCCGACGCTGACCAGGTCGTGCTTGTTGAGCACGAGCGGGTGCATTTCGGGCTCGAGGGGGAGGTCGTTCCCCGGCCGGGCGTGTTGCGTCGCTGTCGCTGCCACAGGTTGCCCCTTCGTGGGATGCCCCGTCTGTCCGCTTCTCGCTCGCCCCGGCGAGCGGCCCGCGTGAGCGGGCTGTTCCTCTGCGCCTTGATGCGTCAACCAACGGCCCGCTCACGCGGGCCGCTCGCCTACTTCAGCACCGCCACCAGCGCGGGGTTCGGGTTCCGGAGGCTCGCCAGGTACGTCGTCCGCGGCATCGTGTTGAGCTCGGCGAGCAGGCCGTAGTTCGACGGCTCGGCCTTCCACTTGCCGACCTGGCTGGCCTGGTCGCCCAAGTCGCCGAACACGATCGCGCCCGACGGGCAGGCCGTCTGGCAGGCCGTCCGCACCTCGCCGTCGCGGATCGGGCGGAACTCGCGCTCGGCCACGATCTCGGCGTAGCGGATCCGCTGCACGCAGTAGGTGCACTTCTCCATCACGCCGCGGCTGCGGACCGACACGTCGGGGTTGCGGCCGAGCTTGATGCTCTCGGTGTACCAGTCCTGGAACGTCAGGAAGTTGAACCGCCGCACCTTGTACGGGCAGTTGTTCGAGCAGTACCGGGTGCCGACGCAGCGGTTGTACGCCATGTCGTTGAGGCCGTCGGCCGAGTGCGCCGTCGCGGCCACCGGGCACACGATCTCGCACGGCGCCTTCTCGCACTGCTGGCACGGCACCGGCATCATGTAGGTCCGGTTGGCGTCCGGCGCGTTCGGCGTGCCCTCGTAGTACCGGTCGATGCGGATCCAGTACATGTCGTGGCCGCGGGTGATCTCGTGCTTGCCCACGGTCGGGATGTTGTTCTCGCTCTGGCACGCGATCATGCAGCTGTTGCAGCCGGTGCAGGCGCTCAGGTCGATGGCCATCGCCCACCGCCGGGCCGGCCCGCGGCTCCCCTCGGGGTAGAGCCGGTCGTTCGGGTGGTACATCGTCAGGGCGTGGATGCGGCGGTCGCCGTGCTGGTGGTCGTCGCCGTCCTTGTGGTCGTGCTTCTCGTCGTGGCTCGGGCCGTAGGTGTTGCCCTGCCGCCGGACGACGCCGCTGTCCGGGTTCGCCGAAGTCGTCTGCTGGCCGGGCACGTTCTGCACGATCAGCGCCGTCTCGCCGGCGGCCGTCGGCGTGATCTTGGCGAACCACGGGTTCGTCTTGTAGTCCTGGTTCGTGCCGCGGCGGACCGGGGCGCGGTCGAGCACTTCGCCCGTGAGGAAGAACTCCTGCTTCATCGACCAGTACGCCTGGATGCAGGCCAGGTAGTAGTCGTCGTTGGTCTTCTCCACCTTCAGCCCGGTGGCGAAGGCCGGCGCGGCGCTGGTCCGCAGCGGGTACACGTTCGACCCGCGGACGAGCTTTCCCTCGGCGTTCTTCTCGCCCTCGGCGTTGCCGACCCGGCCGCACCGCTCGCGGCCGTGGCCCAGGTGCACGGTGATCGACTTGTCCGGGTGGCCCGGCAGCACCCACACCGGCAGCTTCACCGACTTGCCGCCGAGCGTCAGCGTCACGACGGTCACTTCGCTGCGGCCGCGCTCGCCGGCGGTGTAGCGGAACTCCTTCTCGATCTTGAGGTCCTCGCCCGTCTTCTGGCTGACGTAGGCGGCGTTGTCCCAGCTGATCCGCGTCACCGGCTTGGGCAACTCTTGCAGCCAGCCGTTGTTGGCGAACCGGCCGTCGAACAGCGTCGGGTCGAGGCGGAAGTTGATCTCGTACTCGTTGCTGGCGAGCGGCGCCGGGGCGGGGCTGGCCCCCTCGGCCCAGTTCGGGGCGAGGCCCACCTTCGCCTGCCGGGCGGCGGCCGTGTTCGGCACCACGCCGAGCCGCACCGCCTCCTGCCACGCCGGCTCGAACGGGGCCGGCAGCTTCGGCTGCCAGTAGGCGCGGAGGATCTCGTACCCGTCGGTCTGCGGCGCGGCGGCGATCTGGCTCAGCAACTCGGCGGCGCTGCGGCCGCTGTACAGCGGGGCGATCAGCGGCTGTTGCAGGCCCACGGTGCCGTCGTGCCCGCGGCCGTCGCCCCAGGTTTCGAGGTAGTGCGCCTCGTTGACGTGCCACTCGCACACGCCGGCCGTCTCGTCCTGGTGCGTGCCCAGGTGCAGGGCGAACTTCACCTTCTTGACCGCGGCGACGAAGTCCACGTCGGCGGGGGCCGAGTACGCGGGGTTGGCGCCGCCGAGGACGAACAGCACGTCCACCTGGTCGCCGTTCATGTCGGCGACGAGTTTGGCCAGGGTGTCGGTGCGGCCGTCCGGCCGGGCCTCGATCGGGGCCGTGACGTGGACCGTGGTGCCGACGCTGCCCAGCTTGCTGTTGATGGCGTGGGCCAGGGCGTGGACCGCGGCCGGCTGCGACTCGCCGGCGATGACGATCGCCTTGCCGCCGGCGCGCTGCAGGTCCTTCACCAGCGGGTCGAGCCACTTCTGGGCCAGTTCCGGCAGCGCGGCCGGCACCGGGGCGGCGGGGTTGGCGACCCGCTCGTACACGGCCCGGGCGAAGCCCTCGATCTGACTCGCCAGCAGCGGCAGGCGGTGGTCGGCGGTCGAGCCGGTGATCGACGGCATGCACTCGGCGACGTACAGCCGGCTCATGCCGTCCGGCGTCACGTACTCGTTCTCGCCGCCGGCCGGGATCGTGTTGCGGACGCGGCGGCGGGCGGCGAAGTCCTTGCTGTAGCGGGCGTGCCCGGGGCCCTCGCCGAGGAAGTCGGCGTCGAGCGACAGCACCACGTCGGCGGCGTGGAAGTCG carries:
- the nrfD gene encoding NrfD/PsrC family molybdoenzyme membrane anchor subunit; translation: MHPLVLNKHDLVSVGDAIGNVVLEGKHPRGWWIGFLAGFAMLQVLAISVAWLFYMGVGIWGINVPVAWGFAIINFVWWIGIGHAGTLISAILLLLHQKWRTSINRFSEAMTIFAVMCAGVFPLIHMGRPWFFYWLYPFPNIAGVYPQFRSPLTWDVFAVTTYFTVSLVFWYIGLVPDLAALRDQAQKKWQRILYGLLALGWRGSAIHWRRYEKVYLLLGGLSTPLVLSVHTVVSFDFAVSIVPLWHATIFPPFFVAGAIFSGFAMVVALAIPIRHWYKLEDFFTDHHMDVMAKVMLATGFLVTYGYFSEVWMAWYGHSLYEWGTTIERIFGPYGWSYWCLIFFNCGIPLTLLWSKKVRRSEFWLEVCCISILIGMWFERYVIVITLSRDQVPSSWGRYNPTIWDYATMVGSLGLFFFLFFLFIRYLPMISITEMRELLPKKQGGGGGHSIMENAP
- a CDS encoding c-type cytochrome, which produces MTRRTDYLLRALVLALAAGVVGCKQQMGDQPYYKPYEPTDFFEDGRSNRPLERGVVHRGQYLDSDPLVTGLTPAEWGRFWARGDKKVDPAAAVAAEDRETSYGAPRFDPRQPGSPQVYVTEFPFEITAQDLDIGGRRFTAYCAMCHGPLGNGKGKIWERGYLKPTSFHTEPVEANEPADFGQINLGFSRGFWKWDVRIPMRDVPVGYYFEVITKGYGAMGSYAAQIKPADRWRIIAYVRALQLSQRAEVGQLPADVVGRINAGGNQP
- a CDS encoding DUF3341 domain-containing protein, whose amino-acid sequence is MNVDIPTIVPMVDTTVVPHGPDPDAPKPFAVLAGFATADDLVVATRKAVAAGYTRLDTHTPYPVAETADAIGYPKSEMGAVMLIGGLTGAFAGFFMQYWNNAYGYSLNIGGRPYMSWPSFVPIAFEMMVLTAALSGFFGLMALCGLPRLNHPLFNSTAFDRFSRDQFFLSIEAVDPKYDSAATLAFAATLNPVSVEEVME
- a CDS encoding TAT-variant-translocated molybdopterin oxidoreductase yields the protein MPPEANDATAAANPPELWRGLEEYMGSPAFRASLENEFPEDAAEWTDPVSRRNFITIMGAGLALAGATGCTPRPASMRKIVPYTRQPEQMIPGVPLFFASAAPLAGYVTGVLVRSHEGRPVKVEGNPDHPSSGGGTGAITQASVLDLYDPDRSQHPTRNGTPVALDEVVRAARTALYNPDGTPKAATRLRLLTGAVTSPSLAARIEALLAQFPAARWAQYEVCGQDNVREGLRRAFGGNYAVNYDFHAADVVLSLDADFLGEGPGHARYSKDFAARRRVRNTIPAGGENEYVTPDGMSRLYVAECMPSITGSTADHRLPLLASQIEGFARAVYERVANPAAPVPAALPELAQKWLDPLVKDLQRAGGKAIVIAGESQPAAVHALAHAINSKLGSVGTTVHVTAPIEARPDGRTDTLAKLVADMNGDQVDVLFVLGGANPAYSAPADVDFVAAVKKVKFALHLGTHQDETAGVCEWHVNEAHYLETWGDGRGHDGTVGLQQPLIAPLYSGRSAAELLSQIAAAPQTDGYEILRAYWQPKLPAPFEPAWQEAVRLGVVPNTAAARQAKVGLAPNWAEGASPAPAPLASNEYEINFRLDPTLFDGRFANNGWLQELPKPVTRISWDNAAYVSQKTGEDLKIEKEFRYTAGERGRSEVTVVTLTLGGKSVKLPVWVLPGHPDKSITVHLGHGRERCGRVGNAEGEKNAEGKLVRGSNVYPLRTSAAPAFATGLKVEKTNDDYYLACIQAYWSMKQEFFLTGEVLDRAPVRRGTNQDYKTNPWFAKITPTAAGETALIVQNVPGQQTTSANPDSGVVRRQGNTYGPSHDEKHDHKDGDDHQHGDRRIHALTMYHPNDRLYPEGSRGPARRWAMAIDLSACTGCNSCMIACQSENNIPTVGKHEITRGHDMYWIRIDRYYEGTPNAPDANRTYMMPVPCQQCEKAPCEIVCPVAATAHSADGLNDMAYNRCVGTRYCSNNCPYKVRRFNFLTFQDWYTESIKLGRNPDVSVRSRGVMEKCTYCVQRIRYAEIVAEREFRPIRDGEVRTACQTACPSGAIVFGDLGDQASQVGKWKAEPSNYGLLAELNTMPRTTYLASLRNPNPALVAVLK